The Rhododendron vialii isolate Sample 1 chromosome 5a, ASM3025357v1 genome contains a region encoding:
- the LOC131325380 gene encoding uncharacterized protein LOC131325380 isoform X8: protein MAASSKFNMSSGSPDRALYAQRGSYTTASLDRSGSFRENMENPILSSLPSMSRSSSAISQGDVHNFLQCLRFDPKFGRQVDFKRLTSVAVGIPVDDSLSASSKVKPTSSPPLDELKRLKAGLRENSIKASRERLKIFTDALSLVNKCFPSIPSRKRSRSDALSADRSNTLFPTDRAVLGSGIGKMGTQSHAISSGFEEPPKSEERTKIAIPNKRTRTSMVDVRTDVRANTPARPSGNMDRDREVLRLPHSGAAQVEERSLTTSGDGWEKTKMKKKRSGIKPDVSPSTVAPKPIDGYREPRQGMQPRLLASDGFRPGVANGAVGVGKADAVSQPTSLGMRSSMPKPDQDNSSILHDRRDRPAASSDKERVNVRTVNKDDFSAASPTSNTKMNSAARAPRSVSNGLHKLSPVVQRTTVANDWELSHCTSKSTAAAVGASTRKRTPSTRSSSPPVTHWAGRRPQKISRTARITNFVPIVPSNDESPALDATSEVAGNEIEAGLIKRLSSNSPQQVKSKGDHFSTAALSESEESGVAEFKSRDKGEKAEEVDEKASQNVQRVSTLVVPQRKNKPVSGDDLGDGVRRQGRTGRGFTSSRSLMPMAVEKISNVGTAKQLRSTRLGLDKSESKVGRPPTRKLSDRRAYTRQKHTTISTADFLVGSDDGHEELLAAAEAVINPDHCFTSSFWRKMESCFSFISDVDIAYLKQQGNSGSAASAPLPVQVDFGSFSTVPNGSGLVEPDRDTSETKYPATRSKEIPLCQRLIAALVSEEGNEELCYSGSEDLDFDMYGSGVELDPLESHALNNRLLGNFQLAGRSGLNGYRITANERPHNELDHSLLDTDVIAIPGKGLISNFGYLQNGLHSDQEMAPDMTCSVTEYGNLSIDERIILEMRSVGLYLEPVPDLTQTVDEEISEEISTLEDMYHEQVTKKKPLLGKLLNSALARRELQEKEFEHRALDKLVAMAFEKYMNCRGSNSSGGKSASSKMAKQAALAFVKRTLERCQKFEDSGKSCFSETLFRDMFLSSSSRHHDVQLVDHTAVIESSKQYTNTSGCSLEVRVSATMGAQQSPSFNNHDIYFSNPLLSANHSSEQTNGKEDTWSNRVKKRELLLDDVGAPSGIGTSLSSSAKGKRSERDREGKGNNREVSSRNGTAKIGRPASGNIKGERKSKTKPKQKTQLSASVNGLLGKLPEQNKVTLSSVSKSGEVTRSGSVKEKDEFSLGVLEEHEAIDLSHLQLPGMDVLGVPDDLGDQGQDIGSWLNIDDDGLQDLDNFNGLEIPMDDLADLNMMA from the exons ATGGCAGCGTCTAGTAAGTTCAATATGTCTTCTGGTAGCCCGGATAGGGCATTATATGCCCAGCGTGGGTCCTATACCACTGCTTCATTGGACAGATCGGGTAGCTTCCGTGAGAATATGGAGAATCCAATCCTATCATCACTTCCGAGCATGTCAAGAAGCAGTTCTGCCATATCACAAGGAGACGTGCACAACTTCCTCCAATGCTTGCGGTTTGATCCAAAGTTTGGCCGACAAGTTGATTTTAAGCGTCTCACAAGTGTTGCTGTTGGCATTCCGGTGGATGATTCTCTATCTGCTTCTTCAAAAGTCAAGCCTACATCTTCTCCTCCTCTGGACGAACTCAAACGGCTCAAGGCTGGTCTTCGCGAAAACTCCATCAAGGCcag CAGGGAACGTTTGAAGATTTTCACTGATGCCTTGTCCCTCGTGAACAAGTGTTTCCCGAGCATCCCATCAAGGAAGAGATCTCGGTCAGATGCTTTATCTGCTGATCGATCGAATACTTTATTCCCTACTGATCGGGCAGTTCTAGGGTCAGGCATTGGTAAGATGGGAACACAAAGTCATGCCATTTCAAGTGGTTTTGAAGAGCCGCCAAAGTCAGAAGAAAGGACCAAAATTGCCATACCAAACAAACGGACCCGAACTTCTATGGTGGATGTGAGG ACTGATGTACGGGCAAATACTCCTGCTAGGCCATCTGGGAATATGGACAGGGATAGGGAAGTGTTAAGACTTCCACATAGCGGTGCAGCTCAGGTTGAAGAGCGGTCATTAACAACCAGCGGTGATGGTTGGGAAAAGacaaagatgaagaagaagcgGTCTGGGATAAAGCCAGATGTTTCTCCAAGTACAGTGGCACCCAAACCTATTGATGGCTACAGGGAACCCAGGCAAGGAATGCAGCCAAGGCTTCTTGCCTCCGATGGGTTCAG GCCGGGAGTTGCTAATGGAGCAGTGGGAGTTGGAAAAGCAGATGCCGTGTCGCAACCAACTAGCTTAGGCATGCGGTCTTCCATGCCTAAGCCTGACCAGGACAACAGCTCCATTCTCCATGATAGAAGAGATCGTCCGGCTGCTTCCTCAGACAAAGAAAGGGTGAATGTCAGAACTGTAAACAA GGACGATTTCAGTGCAGCTAGCCCTACATCAAACACGAAAATGAATTCTGCTGCTAGGGCTCCAAGATCTGTTTCAAATGGTTTGCACAAGTTGTCCCCTGTTGTTCAACGAACTACTGTTGCCAATGACTGGGAGCTTTCTCATTGTACAAGCAAGAgcactgctgctgctgttggtGCTAGCACTCGCAAACGCACTCCATCAACTCGCTCTTCATCACCACCTGTTACCCATTGGGCTGGCCGAAGGCCACAAAAGATTTCCCGCACCGCTAGAATTACAAATTTCGTTCCTATAGTTCCGAGTAATGATGAGAGCCCTGCTTTGGATGCCACATCTGAGGTTGCTGGTAATGAAATTGAGGCAGGCTTAATTAAACGTTTGTCCAGTAATTCTCCACAGCAAGTTAAATCCAAGGGTGACCATTTTTCAACGGCTGCATTGTCAGAAAGTGAGGAGTCTGGTGTTGCTGAATTTAAGTCCAGGGATAAGGGTGAAAAGGCTGAGGAGGTGGATGAGAAAGCCAGTCAGAATGTTCAAAGGGTTTCAACTCTGGTGGTCCCACAAAGAAAGAATAAGCCGGTCAGTGGGGATGACCTTGGAGACGGCGTTCGTAGGCAAGGGAGGACTGGACGAGGGTTTACTTCCTCAAGATCTTTGATGCCAATGGCAGTAGAAAAGATTAGCAATGTGGGAACTGCAAAACAACTCAGAAGTACCCGACTTGGTCTTGATAAGTCTGAAAG CAAAGTAGGTCGTCCACCAACTCGGAAACTTTCTGACCGTAGGGCTTACACACGTCAGAAGCATACTACAATCAGTACAGCAGATTTTCTTG TTGGTTCAGATGATGGGCATGAAGAACTATTGGCTGCAGCAGAGGCTGTTATTAATCCTG ATCATTGCTTTACCAGCTCATTCTGGAGGAAGATGGAGTCGTGCTTTAGTTTTATATCAGATGTAGACATAGCCTATTTAAAACAACAG GGAAATAGTGGGTCTGCTGCGTCTGCGCCACTACCAGTACAAGTAGATTTTGGGAGTTTCAGTACTGTCCCTAATGGATCTGGATTGGTTGAACCCGACAGAGATACAAGTGAAACAAAATACCCTGCAACAAGAAGTAAAGAGATTCCCCTCTGCCAGAGACTCATAGCAGCCCTAGTTTCAGAAGAAGGAAACGAAGAGCTCTGCTACAGCGGGAGTGAAGACCTTGACTTTGACATGTATGGATCTGGAGTTGAGTTAGACCCACTAGAATCCCACGCTTTGAATAACCGGTTATTAGGGAACTTTCAGCTCGCTGGACGTTCTGGTTTGAACGGTTATAGGATAACTGCCAATGAGAGGCCCCATAATGAGCTGGACCACAGTTTGCTAGATACTGATGTAATTGCTATACCGGGAAAAGGGTTGATTTCAAATTTCGGATACTTGCAAAATGGTTTGCATTCTGACCAAGAAATGGCGCCTGACATGACCTGTTCTGTGACCGAGTATGGTAACCTGTCCATAGATGAAAGAATTATCCTGGAGATGCGAAGTGTTGGACTTTATCTAGAGCCAGTG CCTGATTTAACCCAAACAGTGGATGAAGAAATCAGTGAGGAAATCAGTACGCTGGAGGACATGTACCATGAGCAG GTTACAAAGAAGAAACCATTGCTTGGCAAACTGTTAAACTCTGCTCTGGCGAGGAGAGAGCTTCAAGAGAA GGAGTTTGAACATCGTGCTCTTGACAAGCTTGTGGCTATGGCTTTTGAGAAATATATG AATTGCCGGGGTTCCAATTCCTCTGGGGGAAAGAGCGCCAGCAGTAAGATGGCCAAGCAAGCTGCTCTAGCTTTTGTTAAACGGACATTGGAGAGATGCCAAAAATTCGAAGATTCTGGCAAGAGCTGCTTCAGTGAAACCTTATTTAGGGATATGTTCCTTTCTAGTTCGTCACGCCACCATGATGTGCAACTAGTTGATCATACTGCTGTTATTGAATCGAGCAAACAGTATACCAACACATCTGGTTGCTCTTTGGAAGTTAGAGTTTCAG CTACGATGGGTGCTCAGCAAAGCCCTTCTTTCAACAACCATGACATCTATTTTTCTAATCCACTCCTTTCTGCTAATCATTCGTCTGAACAAACTAATGGTAAGGAGGACACATGGTCAAATAGGGTGAAGAAAAGGGAGTTGTTGCTTGATGATGTTGGAGCTCCTTCAGGTATTGGAACTTCTCTTTCCAGCAgtgcaaaaggaaaaagaagtgaGAGGGATAGAGAGGGTAAAGGAAACAACAGAGAGGTTTCATCTAGAAATGGTACTGCTAAAATCGGCCGGCCTGCATCGGGCAATATTAAGGGGGAAAGAAAGTCTAAAACAAAGCCTAAGCAGAAAACTCAATTATCTGCTTCTGTCAATGGCTTACTTGGCAAGTTACCAGAGCAAAATAAAGTGACATTATCCTCAGTTTCAAAGTCAGGTGAGGTTACTAGAAGTGGCAGTGTTAAGGAGAAGGATGAGTTCAGCTTGGGTGTATTAGAAGAACATGAGGCCATCGATTTATCCCATTTGCAACTCCCTGGAATGGATGTTTTAGGCGTTCCTGATGATCTTGGTGATCAAGGGCAGGACATTGGTTCATGGTTGAACATTGATGATGATGGATTACAAGATCTTGATAACTTTAATGGCCTTGAAATTCCAATGGATGACCTAGCAGACTTAAATATGATGGCTTGA
- the LOC131325380 gene encoding uncharacterized protein LOC131325380 isoform X3, with translation MAASSKFNMSSGSPDRALYAQRGSYTTASLDRSGSFRENMENPILSSLPSMSRSSSAISQGDVHNFLQCLRFDPKFGRQVDFKRLTSVAVGIPVDDSLSASSKVKPTSSPPLDELKRLKAGLRENSIKARERLKIFTDALSLVNKCFPSIPSRKRSRSDALSADRSNTLFPTDRAVLGSGIGKMGTQSHAISSGFEEPPKSEERTKIAIPNKRTRTSMVDVRTDVRANTPARPSGNMDRDREVLRLPHSGAAQVEERSLTTSGDGWEKTKMKKKRSGIKPDVSPSTVAPKPIDGYREPRQGMQPRLLASDGFRPGVANGAVGVGKADAVSQPTSLGMRSSMPKPDQDNSSILHDRRDRPAASSDKERVNVRTVNKTNSRDDFSAASPTSNTKMNSAARAPRSVSNGLHKLSPVVQRTTVANDWELSHCTSKSTAAAVGASTRKRTPSTRSSSPPVTHWAGRRPQKISRTARITNFVPIVPSNDESPALDATSEVAGNEIEAGLIKRLSSNSPQQVKSKGDHFSTAALSESEESGVAEFKSRDKGEKAEEVDEKASQNVQRVSTLVVPQRKNKPVSGDDLGDGVRRQGRTGRGFTSSRSLMPMAVEKISNVGTAKQLRSTRLGLDKSESKVGRPPTRKLSDRRAYTRQKHTTISTADFLVGSDDGHEELLAAAEAVINPDHCFTSSFWRKMESCFSFISDVDIAYLKQQGNSGSAASAPLPVQVDFGSFSTVPNGSGLVEPDRDTSETKYPATRSKEIPLCQRLIAALVSEEGNEELCYSGSEDLDFDMYGSGVELDPLESHALNNRLLGNFQLAGRSGLNGYRITANERPHNELDHSLLDTDVIAIPGKGLISNFGYLQNGLHSDQEMAPDMTCSVTEYGNLSIDERIILEMRSVGLYLEPVPDLTQTVDEEISEEISTLEDMYHEQVTKKKPLLGKLLNSALARRELQEKEFEHRALDKLVAMAFEKYMQNCRGSNSSGGKSASSKMAKQAALAFVKRTLERCQKFEDSGKSCFSETLFRDMFLSSSSRHHDVQLVDHTAVIESSKQYTNTSGCSLEVRVSATMGAQQSPSFNNHDIYFSNPLLSANHSSEQTNGKEDTWSNRVKKRELLLDDVGAPSGIGTSLSSSAKGKRSERDREGKGNNREVSSRNGTAKIGRPASGNIKGERKSKTKPKQKTQLSASVNGLLGKLPEQNKVTLSSVSKSGEVTRSGSVKEKDEFSLGVLEEHEAIDLSHLQLPGMDVLGVPDDLGDQGQDIGSWLNIDDDGLQDLDNFNGLEIPMDDLADLNMMA, from the exons ATGGCAGCGTCTAGTAAGTTCAATATGTCTTCTGGTAGCCCGGATAGGGCATTATATGCCCAGCGTGGGTCCTATACCACTGCTTCATTGGACAGATCGGGTAGCTTCCGTGAGAATATGGAGAATCCAATCCTATCATCACTTCCGAGCATGTCAAGAAGCAGTTCTGCCATATCACAAGGAGACGTGCACAACTTCCTCCAATGCTTGCGGTTTGATCCAAAGTTTGGCCGACAAGTTGATTTTAAGCGTCTCACAAGTGTTGCTGTTGGCATTCCGGTGGATGATTCTCTATCTGCTTCTTCAAAAGTCAAGCCTACATCTTCTCCTCCTCTGGACGAACTCAAACGGCTCAAGGCTGGTCTTCGCGAAAACTCCATCAAGGCcag GGAACGTTTGAAGATTTTCACTGATGCCTTGTCCCTCGTGAACAAGTGTTTCCCGAGCATCCCATCAAGGAAGAGATCTCGGTCAGATGCTTTATCTGCTGATCGATCGAATACTTTATTCCCTACTGATCGGGCAGTTCTAGGGTCAGGCATTGGTAAGATGGGAACACAAAGTCATGCCATTTCAAGTGGTTTTGAAGAGCCGCCAAAGTCAGAAGAAAGGACCAAAATTGCCATACCAAACAAACGGACCCGAACTTCTATGGTGGATGTGAGG ACTGATGTACGGGCAAATACTCCTGCTAGGCCATCTGGGAATATGGACAGGGATAGGGAAGTGTTAAGACTTCCACATAGCGGTGCAGCTCAGGTTGAAGAGCGGTCATTAACAACCAGCGGTGATGGTTGGGAAAAGacaaagatgaagaagaagcgGTCTGGGATAAAGCCAGATGTTTCTCCAAGTACAGTGGCACCCAAACCTATTGATGGCTACAGGGAACCCAGGCAAGGAATGCAGCCAAGGCTTCTTGCCTCCGATGGGTTCAG GCCGGGAGTTGCTAATGGAGCAGTGGGAGTTGGAAAAGCAGATGCCGTGTCGCAACCAACTAGCTTAGGCATGCGGTCTTCCATGCCTAAGCCTGACCAGGACAACAGCTCCATTCTCCATGATAGAAGAGATCGTCCGGCTGCTTCCTCAGACAAAGAAAGGGTGAATGTCAGAACTGTAAACAA GACAAATTCCAGGGACGATTTCAGTGCAGCTAGCCCTACATCAAACACGAAAATGAATTCTGCTGCTAGGGCTCCAAGATCTGTTTCAAATGGTTTGCACAAGTTGTCCCCTGTTGTTCAACGAACTACTGTTGCCAATGACTGGGAGCTTTCTCATTGTACAAGCAAGAgcactgctgctgctgttggtGCTAGCACTCGCAAACGCACTCCATCAACTCGCTCTTCATCACCACCTGTTACCCATTGGGCTGGCCGAAGGCCACAAAAGATTTCCCGCACCGCTAGAATTACAAATTTCGTTCCTATAGTTCCGAGTAATGATGAGAGCCCTGCTTTGGATGCCACATCTGAGGTTGCTGGTAATGAAATTGAGGCAGGCTTAATTAAACGTTTGTCCAGTAATTCTCCACAGCAAGTTAAATCCAAGGGTGACCATTTTTCAACGGCTGCATTGTCAGAAAGTGAGGAGTCTGGTGTTGCTGAATTTAAGTCCAGGGATAAGGGTGAAAAGGCTGAGGAGGTGGATGAGAAAGCCAGTCAGAATGTTCAAAGGGTTTCAACTCTGGTGGTCCCACAAAGAAAGAATAAGCCGGTCAGTGGGGATGACCTTGGAGACGGCGTTCGTAGGCAAGGGAGGACTGGACGAGGGTTTACTTCCTCAAGATCTTTGATGCCAATGGCAGTAGAAAAGATTAGCAATGTGGGAACTGCAAAACAACTCAGAAGTACCCGACTTGGTCTTGATAAGTCTGAAAG CAAAGTAGGTCGTCCACCAACTCGGAAACTTTCTGACCGTAGGGCTTACACACGTCAGAAGCATACTACAATCAGTACAGCAGATTTTCTTG TTGGTTCAGATGATGGGCATGAAGAACTATTGGCTGCAGCAGAGGCTGTTATTAATCCTG ATCATTGCTTTACCAGCTCATTCTGGAGGAAGATGGAGTCGTGCTTTAGTTTTATATCAGATGTAGACATAGCCTATTTAAAACAACAG GGAAATAGTGGGTCTGCTGCGTCTGCGCCACTACCAGTACAAGTAGATTTTGGGAGTTTCAGTACTGTCCCTAATGGATCTGGATTGGTTGAACCCGACAGAGATACAAGTGAAACAAAATACCCTGCAACAAGAAGTAAAGAGATTCCCCTCTGCCAGAGACTCATAGCAGCCCTAGTTTCAGAAGAAGGAAACGAAGAGCTCTGCTACAGCGGGAGTGAAGACCTTGACTTTGACATGTATGGATCTGGAGTTGAGTTAGACCCACTAGAATCCCACGCTTTGAATAACCGGTTATTAGGGAACTTTCAGCTCGCTGGACGTTCTGGTTTGAACGGTTATAGGATAACTGCCAATGAGAGGCCCCATAATGAGCTGGACCACAGTTTGCTAGATACTGATGTAATTGCTATACCGGGAAAAGGGTTGATTTCAAATTTCGGATACTTGCAAAATGGTTTGCATTCTGACCAAGAAATGGCGCCTGACATGACCTGTTCTGTGACCGAGTATGGTAACCTGTCCATAGATGAAAGAATTATCCTGGAGATGCGAAGTGTTGGACTTTATCTAGAGCCAGTG CCTGATTTAACCCAAACAGTGGATGAAGAAATCAGTGAGGAAATCAGTACGCTGGAGGACATGTACCATGAGCAG GTTACAAAGAAGAAACCATTGCTTGGCAAACTGTTAAACTCTGCTCTGGCGAGGAGAGAGCTTCAAGAGAA GGAGTTTGAACATCGTGCTCTTGACAAGCTTGTGGCTATGGCTTTTGAGAAATATATG CAGAATTGCCGGGGTTCCAATTCCTCTGGGGGAAAGAGCGCCAGCAGTAAGATGGCCAAGCAAGCTGCTCTAGCTTTTGTTAAACGGACATTGGAGAGATGCCAAAAATTCGAAGATTCTGGCAAGAGCTGCTTCAGTGAAACCTTATTTAGGGATATGTTCCTTTCTAGTTCGTCACGCCACCATGATGTGCAACTAGTTGATCATACTGCTGTTATTGAATCGAGCAAACAGTATACCAACACATCTGGTTGCTCTTTGGAAGTTAGAGTTTCAG CTACGATGGGTGCTCAGCAAAGCCCTTCTTTCAACAACCATGACATCTATTTTTCTAATCCACTCCTTTCTGCTAATCATTCGTCTGAACAAACTAATGGTAAGGAGGACACATGGTCAAATAGGGTGAAGAAAAGGGAGTTGTTGCTTGATGATGTTGGAGCTCCTTCAGGTATTGGAACTTCTCTTTCCAGCAgtgcaaaaggaaaaagaagtgaGAGGGATAGAGAGGGTAAAGGAAACAACAGAGAGGTTTCATCTAGAAATGGTACTGCTAAAATCGGCCGGCCTGCATCGGGCAATATTAAGGGGGAAAGAAAGTCTAAAACAAAGCCTAAGCAGAAAACTCAATTATCTGCTTCTGTCAATGGCTTACTTGGCAAGTTACCAGAGCAAAATAAAGTGACATTATCCTCAGTTTCAAAGTCAGGTGAGGTTACTAGAAGTGGCAGTGTTAAGGAGAAGGATGAGTTCAGCTTGGGTGTATTAGAAGAACATGAGGCCATCGATTTATCCCATTTGCAACTCCCTGGAATGGATGTTTTAGGCGTTCCTGATGATCTTGGTGATCAAGGGCAGGACATTGGTTCATGGTTGAACATTGATGATGATGGATTACAAGATCTTGATAACTTTAATGGCCTTGAAATTCCAATGGATGACCTAGCAGACTTAAATATGATGGCTTGA